The Mycobacterium paragordonae genome includes a region encoding these proteins:
- a CDS encoding TetR/AcrR family transcriptional regulator, with translation MMSGRVAPTRPAHGNQVRAERTRALVIGVTVQIVLSEGIGAASGRHIADAAGVTWGVIQYHFGDRDGLLMAVVEQGFDELLDALNSLPATTADTTTHDRVEAAVTAAWQAMSSPTARAATEILIGTRATRGEPTTDHIRRLGKTFNTLIAAIDRDLSPTQNAAIGELLLTTLRGMVANQLVLQRPVDTSRERKLLAEIVSSYLDRAGASGS, from the coding sequence ATGATGTCCGGACGAGTTGCTCCGACTCGCCCCGCCCACGGCAACCAGGTCCGGGCCGAGCGCACCAGGGCACTGGTGATCGGCGTGACCGTCCAGATCGTGCTGAGCGAAGGCATCGGCGCGGCCAGCGGCCGGCACATCGCCGATGCCGCGGGCGTCACCTGGGGAGTGATCCAGTACCACTTCGGTGATCGCGACGGTCTGCTGATGGCAGTGGTCGAGCAGGGCTTCGACGAACTCCTGGACGCGCTGAATTCGCTTCCCGCGACGACCGCCGACACCACCACGCACGACAGAGTGGAGGCCGCCGTCACCGCGGCCTGGCAGGCGATGTCGAGCCCCACCGCGCGCGCTGCGACCGAAATCCTGATCGGCACCCGTGCCACTCGCGGCGAGCCCACCACCGATCACATCCGACGGCTCGGCAAGACGTTCAACACGCTGATCGCCGCCATCGATCGTGATCTGAGTCCGACCCAGAACGCCGCCATCGGTGAGCTGCTGCTGACGACACTGCGCGGCATGGTCGCCAACCAACTGGTGTTGCAACGGCCGGTCGACACCAGCAGGGAACGCAAGTTGCTCGCCGAAATCGTCAGCAGCTACCTCGACCGGGCAGGGGCGTCGGGCTCGTGA
- a CDS encoding PPE family protein has protein sequence MLPNFSALPPEVNSTRLYLGAGPAPLLAAATAWDALACEIDCAAISFESTITELVTGSWQGSAALLMRGAAAPYLSWLRNAAAHAEVTAGLARTAAAEFESAFAAAVHPTLVAANRSETTWLAACNLFGQNAPAIAAAEFRYGEMWAQDVTAMAAYHAGINAVCAELAPWQQRLQTLLSVLTLWDSATPRDSATPRDSVTSTPGSVAAAQTIAEVMGSSGIPSPSPKYVQRAFELFIRNIAPDAIPRSLFTPEGLYPVVGVKSLTFDASVAQGVKILDSAIRAHLAAGDNVSIFGYSQSASVAALEMTKLAASINPPTPEQVSFILVGDPGNPNGGLAARFPGIAIPSLGVTSPGATPDNLYPARVYTIEYDGVADFPRYPLNIVSTLNALAGMGYLHQNYLMLTPEQIDAAVPLTNTVGPTMTQYYMIPTKNLPLLEPLRALPVLGNPLADLIQPDLRVIVNLGYGDPNHGYSTSAPNVPTPFGVFPDVDPLTVMQALAAGTQQGVTDFGYGMTHLAIPPLDVSSLLAGSTPSGGVTNSAISIDGAIQGVQAANLTVSGTISAAAGAGYEILLPTADLGNAMLTTAPAYTTNLFLQGIREFLQGHPMGLVNAVGYPLAAGITLSTMAAALEILILAAAAQQIGADLSALVA, from the coding sequence ATGTTGCCGAACTTCTCGGCGCTCCCGCCGGAGGTCAATTCCACGCGGCTCTACCTGGGTGCGGGACCGGCTCCGCTGCTCGCGGCAGCAACCGCCTGGGACGCATTGGCGTGCGAAATAGACTGCGCGGCAATATCCTTCGAGTCGACCATCACCGAGTTGGTGACCGGCTCCTGGCAGGGGTCCGCAGCACTGCTGATGAGGGGCGCCGCTGCGCCCTATCTCAGCTGGTTGCGCAACGCGGCCGCGCACGCCGAGGTGACGGCGGGTCTGGCACGGACCGCAGCGGCAGAGTTCGAGAGCGCGTTCGCCGCCGCTGTTCATCCCACGCTCGTCGCGGCGAACCGTTCGGAGACAACCTGGCTGGCGGCCTGCAACCTGTTCGGTCAGAACGCACCCGCGATAGCGGCCGCCGAATTCCGGTACGGCGAGATGTGGGCTCAGGACGTGACCGCGATGGCGGCGTATCACGCCGGAATCAACGCGGTGTGCGCAGAATTGGCGCCGTGGCAACAGCGACTGCAGACCCTGCTGAGCGTTCTGACACTATGGGATTCCGCGACACCTAGGGATTCCGCGACACCAAGGGATTCCGTGACGAGCACCCCGGGCAGTGTCGCCGCGGCGCAGACGATCGCAGAAGTCATGGGCAGCAGCGGAATTCCTTCCCCGTCGCCCAAGTACGTGCAACGCGCCTTCGAACTCTTCATTCGCAACATCGCCCCCGACGCCATTCCGCGATCACTCTTCACCCCGGAGGGTCTCTACCCTGTCGTCGGTGTCAAGAGCCTCACGTTCGATGCGTCGGTGGCCCAAGGTGTGAAAATCCTGGACAGCGCGATTCGGGCACATCTCGCCGCCGGCGACAACGTCTCGATTTTCGGCTACTCCCAGAGCGCTTCCGTCGCCGCACTGGAGATGACAAAGCTTGCGGCATCCATCAATCCGCCTACACCCGAACAGGTTTCATTCATCCTGGTCGGTGATCCCGGCAATCCCAACGGCGGGCTTGCAGCGCGTTTCCCGGGGATCGCCATTCCCAGCCTCGGTGTCACCAGCCCGGGTGCGACACCGGACAATCTGTATCCGGCGCGGGTGTACACCATCGAGTACGACGGCGTTGCCGACTTCCCGCGTTATCCGCTGAACATCGTGTCGACGTTGAATGCTCTGGCCGGGATGGGCTACCTGCACCAGAACTACCTGATGCTGACGCCGGAACAAATCGACGCGGCCGTACCGCTGACCAACACGGTGGGCCCGACGATGACGCAGTATTACATGATCCCGACGAAGAACCTGCCACTGTTGGAGCCGTTGCGGGCACTGCCCGTCCTCGGCAATCCGCTCGCTGACCTCATCCAGCCGGATCTGCGGGTGATCGTCAATCTCGGCTACGGCGATCCGAATCACGGCTATTCCACCTCGGCCCCGAACGTGCCTACCCCGTTCGGGGTGTTCCCGGACGTCGATCCCCTGACGGTGATGCAGGCGCTGGCGGCCGGAACGCAGCAGGGTGTCACCGATTTCGGCTACGGCATGACCCATCTCGCCATCCCGCCACTCGATGTGTCCAGTCTGCTGGCCGGCTCCACACCATCCGGCGGCGTCACCAATTCCGCGATCTCCATCGACGGCGCCATCCAGGGTGTCCAGGCCGCCAATCTCACAGTGTCCGGCACGATTTCGGCGGCGGCCGGTGCGGGCTACGAGATCCTGCTGCCGACGGCCGACCTGGGCAATGCCATGTTGACCACGGCGCCGGCCTACACCACCAATCTGTTCCTGCAGGGAATCAGGGAATTCTTACAAGGCCATCCGATGGGCCTGGTCAATGCGGTCGGCTATCCGCTCGCGGCGGGAATCACGCTGTCCACCATGGCGGCAGCCCTGGAGATCCTGATCCTCGCGGCCGCCGCGCAACAAATCGGTGCCGACCTGTCAGCACTGGTCGCCTGA
- a CDS encoding FAD-dependent oxidoreductase, which translates to MADKTTCAIIGGGPAGMVLGLLLARAGVEVTLLEKHGDFLRDFRGDTVHCSTMRLLDELGLWEQFSRLPFNEVRKAAFESNGRSVTYVDFERLNQPHPFIAMVPQWDLLNLLAEAATAEPTFTLRMNTEVTGLLTNSGRVTGVRYQDADGPGELRAELTVACDGRWSIARQAAGLRTRDYPVKFDVWWFKLPNDDDAEFSFAPRTGPGKALAVIPRKGYFQIAYIGLKGTDAQLRSRGIETFRSEVAALVPEAARSVGALASMDDVKHLDVKVNRLRRWHCDGLLCIGDAAHAMSPMGGVGINLAVQDAVAAATILAEPLQRHHVTDRDLAAVRRRRLFPTVVTQFVQRMLHRGLLGPLLRGRDPAPPTALLRVLERLPWLSLVPAYFIGVGVLPEHAPEFARR; encoded by the coding sequence ATGGCAGACAAGACAACGTGCGCAATCATCGGGGGCGGCCCGGCCGGCATGGTTCTCGGGCTGCTCCTGGCCCGCGCCGGGGTGGAGGTCACACTGCTGGAAAAGCACGGTGACTTCCTGCGCGATTTTCGTGGCGACACCGTGCACTGCTCCACCATGCGTCTCCTCGATGAGCTGGGCTTGTGGGAGCAGTTCTCCCGGTTGCCCTTCAACGAGGTCCGCAAAGCGGCATTCGAATCGAATGGGCGCTCGGTCACCTACGTCGATTTTGAGCGACTCAATCAACCCCATCCGTTCATCGCGATGGTGCCCCAGTGGGATCTCCTCAACCTGCTGGCCGAAGCCGCCACTGCCGAGCCGACTTTCACGTTGCGGATGAACACGGAGGTGACCGGCCTGCTCACCAACAGCGGCCGGGTCACCGGGGTTCGCTATCAAGACGCCGACGGCCCGGGCGAACTGCGCGCCGAGCTCACCGTCGCCTGCGACGGCCGGTGGTCGATCGCCCGGCAGGCCGCCGGTCTGCGCACCCGCGACTATCCGGTGAAGTTCGACGTCTGGTGGTTCAAGCTGCCCAACGACGACGATGCGGAGTTCTCGTTCGCGCCCCGCACCGGCCCAGGCAAGGCGCTGGCCGTGATTCCGCGCAAGGGTTATTTCCAGATCGCCTACATCGGGTTGAAGGGCACCGACGCGCAGTTGCGCAGCCGCGGGATCGAGACATTCCGCAGTGAAGTCGCCGCGCTGGTGCCGGAAGCCGCCCGATCGGTCGGAGCGTTGGCGTCCATGGACGACGTCAAGCACCTCGACGTGAAGGTGAACCGGTTGCGTCGCTGGCACTGCGACGGGCTGCTGTGCATCGGCGACGCCGCGCACGCCATGTCCCCGATGGGAGGCGTCGGCATCAATCTGGCGGTTCAGGACGCCGTCGCGGCGGCGACCATTCTCGCCGAACCCCTACAGCGTCACCACGTCACCGACCGGGATCTGGCAGCCGTCCGCCGCCGCCGCCTATTTCCCACTGTGGTAACGCAATTCGTGCAACGGATGCTGCACCGGGGACTGTTGGGTCCGCTGCTCCGCGGCCGGGATCCCGCGCCGCCGACGGCCCTGCTGCGGGTGCTCGAGCGGTTGCCGTGGCTGTCGCTGGTGCCCGCATACTTCATCGGGGTCGGTGTATTACCCGAGCACGCGCCCGAATTCGCCCGCCGCTAG
- a CDS encoding Gfo/Idh/MocA family protein has protein sequence MSDVPAPLRIGILGAARIAPRALIKPAKQNSAVVVAAVAARDMARAATFAADHGIARVHPSYRDLIADPEIDAVYNPLPNGLHGRWTRAALDAGKHVLCEKPFTANAAEAREISSLATQSDRVVMEAFHYRYHPLALRVEQIIASGELGTLRHVEAAMCFPLPKFGDIRYDYSLAGGATMDAGCYAVHMVRTFGGSTPEVVSAHAKLRDPRVDRAMTAELKFGDGHTGRIRTSMWSRDLLRMSATVTGTDGELRVLNPVVPQLFHRLTVRSADGRRVERFGRRPSYAYQLDAFVAAVTHREPVKTTPQDAVENMTVIDAIYRAAGLPLRQPS, from the coding sequence ATGTCTGACGTACCGGCGCCGTTGCGCATTGGCATCCTGGGTGCGGCCCGCATCGCGCCGAGGGCCCTCATCAAACCGGCCAAGCAGAACAGCGCGGTCGTCGTCGCCGCCGTCGCGGCCCGCGACATGGCGCGCGCAGCAACGTTTGCGGCTGACCACGGCATCGCCCGCGTCCATCCCAGTTACCGCGACCTGATCGCCGATCCCGAGATCGACGCCGTCTACAACCCGTTGCCCAATGGCTTGCACGGCCGGTGGACGCGGGCGGCACTGGACGCGGGCAAGCATGTGCTGTGCGAGAAGCCGTTCACCGCCAACGCCGCGGAAGCGCGCGAAATCTCCTCCCTGGCAACGCAATCGGATCGGGTAGTGATGGAGGCATTCCACTATCGCTATCATCCGCTGGCCTTGCGCGTCGAACAGATCATCGCCTCCGGCGAACTCGGCACGCTGCGACACGTCGAGGCGGCGATGTGCTTCCCGTTACCGAAGTTCGGCGACATCCGCTACGACTACTCGCTGGCCGGTGGGGCGACGATGGACGCCGGTTGCTACGCGGTGCACATGGTGCGCACGTTCGGTGGTTCCACACCGGAGGTGGTGTCGGCACACGCCAAACTGCGCGATCCCCGGGTTGACCGTGCCATGACGGCCGAGTTGAAATTCGGCGACGGGCACACCGGACGGATCCGCACCTCGATGTGGTCGAGGGACCTCTTGCGGATGAGCGCCACGGTGACGGGCACCGACGGGGAGCTTCGGGTTCTCAATCCTGTTGTGCCGCAGCTTTTTCACCGGCTGACCGTCAGATCTGCCGACGGCCGCAGGGTGGAACGCTTCGGGCGCCGCCCCTCGTATGCCTACCAGCTCGACGCGTTCGTGGCGGCGGTGACGCACAGGGAGCCGGTCAAGACGACGCCACAGGACGCCGTCGAGAACATGACCGTGATCGACGCGATCTACCGCGCCGCGGGGCTGCCGTTGCGCCAGCCGAGCTGA
- a CDS encoding sugar phosphate isomerase/epimerase family protein, with protein sequence MDQLGIGYLSVFGLPPVEFVEVAAALECRFISLFLRGGPLLPLGYPPFSLQKDHALRDSLGAALRHHGVTITLADGFLVVPGGDVRGCAADLDVVAELGIPRLNVVSLDNDLGRTFDEFAVLTELAAERGISTVVEPVPGLAVSDVPTALAAARHVGRPDFQLLIDTMHVSRTGCTPADLAGIDSGHIGYAQLNDTTRRPRSADYLEEAMYERLAPGDGELPLRDIIRALPTGLVIELEVPQRSLALAGFSPADRLRPCVEAARRVLTEAAG encoded by the coding sequence ATGGATCAACTCGGCATCGGCTATCTCAGCGTGTTCGGGCTACCACCCGTGGAGTTCGTCGAGGTGGCGGCCGCACTCGAGTGCCGTTTCATCTCCCTGTTTCTCCGGGGAGGCCCGCTGCTGCCGCTGGGCTATCCGCCGTTTTCGCTGCAGAAAGACCATGCGCTGCGCGACTCGCTCGGTGCGGCATTGCGGCATCACGGCGTCACCATCACACTCGCCGACGGCTTTCTGGTGGTACCCGGCGGTGATGTACGCGGGTGTGCCGCCGATCTCGACGTCGTGGCCGAACTCGGCATTCCGCGGCTCAATGTGGTCAGCCTCGATAACGACCTCGGTCGCACTTTCGACGAGTTCGCGGTGCTCACTGAGCTTGCCGCAGAACGGGGCATCAGCACGGTGGTGGAACCCGTGCCGGGCCTCGCCGTCTCCGACGTGCCGACGGCGCTGGCCGCGGCGCGGCACGTCGGCCGGCCTGATTTCCAGCTGTTGATCGACACCATGCACGTGTCGCGCACCGGGTGCACTCCGGCCGATCTGGCGGGGATCGATTCCGGGCACATCGGTTACGCCCAGCTCAACGACACGACGCGCCGGCCGCGCAGCGCCGACTACCTGGAGGAGGCCATGTACGAGCGCTTGGCTCCCGGCGACGGCGAGTTACCGCTGCGCGACATCATCCGTGCGCTGCCGACCGGCCTGGTGATCGAACTGGAAGTGCCGCAGCGATCGCTGGCGCTGGCCGGCTTCAGCCCCGCCGACCGCTTGCGACCATGTGTGGAGGCGGCGCGGCGGGTGTTGACGGAGGCCGCCGGCTGA
- a CDS encoding iron-containing alcohol dehydrogenase produces MTWSRPTSAAFPRHIHLGGGALEQLGALIDVLQLHRPLVVTDPFLAASGAAQRVMSLLSAAGKTPALFDRTVADPTTASLTQGVAALLEHRADCIVGFGGGSPMDTAKALAVLALQPGPMRRFKAPNNYAGPALPIIAIPTTAGSGSEATQFTVISDSDTNEKMLCPGLSFLPVAAIVDFELTMTMPPRLTADTGVDALTHAVEAYVSRKANPISDGLALAAIRLIATHLKRAYLDGSDAPARAAMMAAATQAGMAFSNSSVALVHGMSRPIGAHFHVAHGLSNAMLFPAVTAFSVAGAPGRYADCARAYGVADATTSDQAAAGALVDALAALCAELEVPTPRSYGIDSAAWQSLIPLMAEQAVASGSPANNPVIPGPAEIEALYAEIYG; encoded by the coding sequence ATGACGTGGTCCAGGCCGACATCCGCCGCGTTTCCCCGGCACATTCATCTCGGCGGCGGTGCCCTGGAACAGCTGGGCGCATTGATCGACGTGCTGCAACTGCACCGGCCGCTGGTGGTCACGGACCCCTTCCTCGCCGCTAGCGGTGCCGCCCAGCGGGTGATGAGCCTGCTGAGCGCGGCGGGGAAAACGCCGGCACTGTTCGACCGCACCGTTGCCGACCCCACCACCGCTTCGCTGACGCAGGGCGTCGCGGCGCTGCTCGAGCACCGGGCCGACTGCATCGTCGGCTTCGGCGGAGGCAGTCCGATGGATACCGCAAAAGCGTTGGCAGTGTTGGCTTTACAGCCCGGGCCCATGCGCCGGTTCAAGGCGCCGAACAACTACGCCGGACCGGCGCTGCCGATCATCGCGATCCCGACCACGGCGGGAAGCGGATCGGAGGCAACGCAATTCACGGTGATCAGCGACAGCGACACCAATGAGAAAATGCTCTGCCCCGGGCTGTCGTTCCTGCCCGTCGCCGCGATCGTCGACTTCGAACTCACGATGACGATGCCCCCTCGACTGACCGCGGACACCGGCGTCGATGCTTTGACGCACGCGGTCGAGGCATACGTCAGCCGCAAGGCCAATCCCATCAGCGACGGCTTGGCGCTCGCGGCCATCCGCCTCATCGCAACGCACCTCAAGCGGGCCTACCTCGACGGCTCGGACGCCCCCGCCCGGGCGGCGATGATGGCGGCCGCCACCCAGGCCGGGATGGCCTTCTCCAATTCGAGCGTCGCACTGGTGCACGGAATGAGCCGGCCGATCGGGGCGCACTTCCACGTCGCGCACGGGCTCTCCAACGCCATGCTGTTCCCTGCGGTCACAGCGTTCTCCGTGGCCGGCGCGCCGGGACGGTACGCGGACTGTGCCCGGGCCTACGGGGTGGCCGACGCGACGACGAGCGACCAGGCCGCCGCCGGGGCGCTCGTGGACGCCCTCGCCGCATTGTGCGCCGAACTCGAGGTCCCCACCCCCAGGTCGTACGGCATCGACAGTGCCGCTTGGCAATCGCTCATTCCCTTGATGGCCGAACAAGCCGTGGCTTCCGGTTCGCCGGCCAACAATCCCGTGATTCCCGGGCCGGCGGAGATCGAAGCGCTCTACGCAGAGATCTACGGCTGA
- a CDS encoding TetR/AcrR family transcriptional regulator: MDRRRKPNPAERRRDLCDAAIQLLADDGAKGLSHLKVDRKSGVPDGTTSFYFRTRSALLLAVAERLAELDLANLQSVADHASPAGTGKGRRSPSLLSQVVIQSGCEPELSRTRARYELTMQAARDPALAATLAHGTEAFTKLHREILVQLMPRGAELESAVVEDLSNITLTFINGLLLRFAHGDRIVDSPEQLDKILAAIASGVLKSPYKGQLTGDSGQ, translated from the coding sequence ATGGACAGACGACGAAAACCCAACCCGGCCGAACGCCGGCGCGACCTGTGTGACGCGGCAATACAATTGCTGGCCGACGACGGCGCCAAGGGGTTGAGCCACCTGAAGGTGGACCGGAAGTCCGGCGTGCCCGACGGGACGACTTCTTTCTATTTCCGGACCCGCTCGGCACTGCTGCTCGCGGTGGCCGAACGGCTGGCAGAGCTGGACCTGGCGAACCTGCAGTCGGTCGCCGACCACGCAAGTCCCGCCGGTACCGGCAAGGGCCGCCGGTCGCCGTCGTTGTTATCCCAAGTGGTGATTCAATCCGGTTGCGAGCCCGAACTTTCCCGAACCAGGGCCAGGTACGAGCTGACGATGCAGGCCGCGCGGGACCCGGCCCTGGCCGCCACCCTGGCACACGGCACGGAGGCGTTCACCAAGCTGCACCGCGAGATCCTGGTCCAGCTGATGCCTCGCGGCGCGGAGCTGGAATCCGCCGTGGTCGAAGACCTGAGCAATATCACCCTGACGTTCATCAACGGCCTGCTGCTGCGGTTCGCCCACGGTGACCGAATCGTCGACAGCCCAGAACAACTGGACAAGATCCTGGCCGCCATTGCCAGCGGAGTCTTGAAGAGTCCCTACAAGGGACAACTGACCGGCGATTCCGGTCAGTGA
- a CDS encoding enoyl-CoA hydratase/isomerase family protein — MPEFDYEEMKKEAEPYIKFEKDVKNRIAYITFDRPDAQNSTTLGMRQNYADLIHKCNVDDDVKVVVIRGEGEDFGSGGDLPEQRGMLENPGMPLLHELAINDDDVKYPPGGSYRYLSTVTDFYAKARAGNRPLQELRKISIVEAKGYCYGWHFYQAGDADLVISSDDALFGHPAFRYVGWGPRLWWWAETMGLRKFSEMLFTGRPFSAKEMYECGFINSVVPRDKLEEETAKYAMACARCRPTDTVAVQKTFLELYKQHKGEYFGSLLTGMVEGMLPLIANDQDNDVDLTEGTFGKGLNNVVKDNDLNFPPEWRLSRSGRQKP, encoded by the coding sequence ATGCCTGAATTCGATTACGAAGAAATGAAAAAGGAAGCCGAGCCGTACATCAAGTTCGAGAAGGACGTGAAGAACCGGATCGCCTACATCACGTTCGACCGCCCGGACGCGCAGAATTCCACCACCCTGGGCATGCGGCAGAATTATGCCGACCTGATCCACAAGTGCAATGTCGACGACGACGTCAAGGTCGTGGTAATCCGCGGCGAGGGCGAGGATTTCGGTAGCGGTGGTGACCTGCCCGAACAGCGTGGAATGCTGGAGAACCCGGGCATGCCGCTACTGCACGAGCTGGCGATCAACGACGACGACGTGAAATATCCGCCGGGCGGCTCCTACCGCTACCTGTCCACCGTCACCGACTTCTACGCCAAAGCCCGCGCCGGAAACCGCCCGCTGCAAGAACTTCGGAAGATCAGCATCGTCGAGGCCAAGGGCTACTGCTACGGCTGGCACTTCTATCAAGCCGGCGACGCCGACCTGGTGATCTCCTCGGACGACGCCCTGTTCGGACACCCGGCGTTCCGCTACGTGGGCTGGGGGCCACGCTTGTGGTGGTGGGCCGAGACCATGGGCTTGCGCAAGTTCTCCGAAATGTTGTTCACCGGGCGGCCTTTCAGCGCCAAGGAGATGTACGAGTGCGGCTTCATCAACAGCGTGGTGCCGCGCGACAAGCTCGAAGAGGAAACGGCCAAGTATGCGATGGCCTGCGCACGGTGCCGGCCGACCGATACCGTCGCGGTGCAGAAGACGTTCTTGGAGCTCTACAAGCAACACAAGGGCGAATATTTCGGCAGTCTGCTCACCGGGATGGTCGAGGGGATGCTGCCGTTGATCGCCAACGACCAGGACAACGACGTCGACCTCACCGAGGGCACTTTCGGCAAGGGTCTGAACAACGTCGTCAAGGACAACGACCTGAACTTCCCGCCGGAGTGGCGTCTGAGCCGTTCGGGACGCCAGAAACCCTGA
- a CDS encoding SDR family NAD(P)-dependent oxidoreductase — protein MTGTLAGTVALVTGASSGIGAATAKALAAQGAAVGLLARRADRLRVLRGAIEATGGTALTVVADVSDAAQAAAAVQRTVTELGRLDVVVNNAGLMRTGPATQAPLQDWDDLVAVNIQGVLYVTRAALPLLVEAAVDSPRGVADLVTISSTAGWVARPGTAVYSLTKFGVNAFSEAVRQELLGKRVRVGVVAPGTVDTEIFSHLDAPSREAVERQTAGMVKLRPDDVADAVLYMVTRAGRVAVNHMLVRASDQTW, from the coding sequence ATGACGGGGACACTGGCCGGCACGGTGGCCCTGGTGACCGGCGCCAGCAGCGGTATCGGCGCGGCGACGGCCAAAGCGCTTGCCGCCCAGGGTGCCGCCGTGGGGCTGCTGGCGCGGCGGGCCGACCGGTTGCGCGTATTGCGGGGTGCGATCGAAGCCACCGGCGGCACCGCGTTGACCGTGGTGGCCGATGTCAGCGACGCGGCGCAGGCAGCGGCGGCGGTGCAGCGCACGGTCACCGAACTGGGCCGCCTGGACGTTGTGGTGAACAATGCCGGACTGATGCGGACCGGGCCGGCAACCCAAGCGCCGCTACAGGATTGGGATGACCTCGTCGCGGTCAACATCCAGGGGGTGCTGTATGTCACGCGAGCGGCACTGCCTCTTCTGGTCGAGGCGGCGGTTGACTCACCGCGCGGAGTAGCCGATCTGGTGACCATCAGCTCGACCGCGGGGTGGGTGGCGCGCCCCGGAACCGCGGTCTATTCGCTGACCAAATTCGGCGTGAACGCGTTCAGCGAGGCGGTTCGGCAGGAACTGCTGGGCAAACGGGTCCGGGTAGGTGTGGTCGCCCCCGGAACCGTTGACACCGAGATCTTTTCGCATTTGGACGCGCCGTCGCGAGAGGCGGTGGAGCGGCAGACCGCGGGGATGGTCAAGCTGCGACCGGACGACGTCGCCGACGCGGTGCTCTACATGGTCACCCGCGCCGGCCGAGTCGCGGTCAACCACATGCTGGTGCGGGCGTCCGACCAAACCTGGTGA
- a CDS encoding glycosyltransferase, which yields MRVVQVANFYGPRSGGLRTAVDRLGAEYCATGHEVFLVVPGARAERSRLDSGVMRITVPARLLPCTGGYRAIMPAPVRTLLTALNPDALEVSDRLTLRSLGRWGREHGATTVMISHERLDRLAGQVLPRRAAQRFADVANRRTAADYDTVVCTTEFAREEFDRIGATNTVTVPLGVDLRTFHPRRHSAQLRQRFATPGQILLVHCGRLSVEKRADRSIDALAALRDDGVDARLVVVGEGPLRARLQRQAARLPIEFTGFVADRQVVAALLATADVALAPGPHETFGLAALESLACGTPAVVSRTSALTEIITADSGALADNDPVAFARAVRDLVDRPERDRRVCARHRAEMFTWQRSAAGMLTTFR from the coding sequence ATGCGGGTGGTTCAGGTCGCCAACTTCTACGGGCCCCGGTCCGGCGGGCTGCGGACGGCGGTTGACCGGTTGGGCGCCGAATACTGCGCAACGGGGCACGAGGTCTTCCTGGTGGTACCGGGTGCCCGCGCCGAACGCAGCCGGCTCGACAGCGGTGTCATGCGAATCACGGTGCCGGCCAGGCTGCTTCCCTGCACGGGTGGATACCGCGCGATCATGCCCGCGCCGGTGCGCACACTGTTGACCGCGCTGAACCCGGACGCGCTGGAGGTGTCCGACCGGCTCACCCTGCGCTCCCTGGGCCGGTGGGGTCGCGAGCACGGCGCCACCACCGTGATGATCTCCCATGAGCGTCTGGATCGCCTTGCGGGACAGGTACTTCCGCGACGAGCCGCTCAGAGATTCGCCGACGTGGCCAACCGGCGCACCGCCGCCGACTACGACACCGTGGTGTGCACCACCGAGTTCGCCCGGGAGGAGTTCGATCGCATCGGCGCCACCAACACCGTCACCGTGCCACTCGGTGTCGACCTGCGGACCTTCCACCCGCGCCGGCACAGCGCGCAACTGCGGCAGCGCTTCGCCACGCCCGGCCAGATCCTGCTGGTGCACTGTGGACGCTTGTCGGTCGAGAAGCGCGCCGACCGCAGCATTGACGCCCTCGCGGCCCTGCGCGATGACGGCGTCGACGCCCGGCTGGTCGTGGTCGGCGAGGGCCCCCTGCGGGCCCGGCTGCAGCGGCAAGCGGCCCGCCTGCCAATCGAATTCACCGGGTTCGTTGCCGACCGGCAAGTCGTTGCCGCGCTGCTGGCGACCGCCGACGTGGCATTGGCGCCTGGGCCGCACGAGACGTTCGGGCTGGCCGCCCTGGAATCGCTGGCGTGCGGCACTCCAGCGGTAGTGTCACGGACCTCGGCGCTGACGGAGATCATCACCGCGGACAGCGGTGCGCTGGCCGACAACGACCCGGTGGCATTCGCGCGCGCGGTCCGTGACCTGGTCGACCGGCCGGAGCGCGACCGTCGCGTCTGTGCGCGGCACCGGGCCGAGATGTTCACCTGGCAGCGATCGGCGGCGGGCATGCTGACGACGTTCAGGTAG